Proteins encoded within one genomic window of Oryza brachyantha chromosome 7, ObraRS2, whole genome shotgun sequence:
- the LOC102717914 gene encoding probable cysteine protease RD19D has translation MAAARLGLLLLLVVVVVGGARAGASGSGDGGVIRQVTDGWTSGLLPEAQFAAFVRRHGREYSGPEEYARRLRVFAANLARAAAHQALDPTARHGITPFSDLTREEFEARFTGLAARHDARRMPAAAPATEEEVADLPASFDWRDRGAVTDVKMQGTCGSCWAFSTTGAVEGANFLATGKLLNLSEQQLVDCDHTCDAAKKTECDSGCGGGLMTNAYTYLMGSGGLMEQSAYPYTGAQGACRFDANRVAVRVANFTVVQPPDGGGNDGGDGQMRAALVRRGPLAVGLNAAFMQTYVGGVSCPLVCPRALVNHGVLLVGYGERGFSALRLGYRPYWIIKNSWGKAWGEQGYYRLCRGRNVCGVDSMVSAVAVAPP, from the exons ATGGCGGCTGCACggctcggcctcctcctcctcctcgtggtGGTCGTCGTTggcggcgcccgcgccggtgCGTCCGGGTCCGGCGATGGTGGCGTCATCCGGCAGGTGACCGACGGATGGACGTCGGGGCTTCTCCCTGAGGCGCAGTTCGCGGCGTTCgtgcggcggcacgggcgcgAGTACTCCGGCCCGGAGGAGtacgcgcggcggctgcgcgTGTTCGCCGCCAACctggcgcgcgccgcggcgcacCAGGCGCTCGACCCGACCGCGCGCCACGGCATCACCCCGTTCTCCGACCTCACCCGGGAGGAGTTCGAGGCGCGGTTCACGGGCCTCGCCGCCCGTCACGACGCCCGCCGgatgccggccgccgcgccggccacggaggaggaggtggccgaCCTCCCCGCCAGCTTCGACTGGCGCGACAGGGGCGCCGTCACCGACGTCAAGATGCAGGGCACGTGCGGCTCCTGCTGGGCCTTCAGCACCACCGGCGCCGTCGAGGGCGCCAACTTCCTCGCCACCGGCAAGCTCCTCAACCTCAGCGAGCAGCAGCTCGTCGACTGCGACCACACG TGCGACGCGGCGAAGAAGACGGAGTGCGAcagcggctgcggcggcgggctgaTGACGAACGCCTACACCTACCTGATGGGCTCCGGCGGGCTGATGGAGCAGAGCGCGTACCCGTACACGGGCGCGCAGGGGGCCTGCCGCTTCGACGCGAACCGGGTCGCCGTCCGCGTGGCCAACTTCACCGTCGTGCAGCCACCAGATGGgggcggcaacgacggcggcgacggccagaTGAGGGCGGCGCTGGTCCGGCGGGGCCCGCTGGCGGTGGGGCTGAACGCGGCGTTCATGCAGACGTACGTGGGCGGGGTGTCGTGCCCGCTGGTGTGCCCGCGGGCGCTGGTGAACCACGGCGTGCTCCTCGTCGGCTACGGCGAGCGCGGGTTCTCGGCGCTGCGGCTCGGGTACAGGCCCTACTGGATCATCAAGAACTCGTGGGGGAAGGCGTGGGGGGAGCAGGGCTACTACCGCCTCTGCCGCGGCCGCAACGTCTGCGGCGTCGACTCCATggtctccgccgtcgccgtcgcgccgccgtga
- the LOC102717634 gene encoding probable xyloglucan endotransglucosylase/hydrolase protein 32 — protein sequence MAAAGALAAPAMALLLVAAMAAVSPSGAQPSPGYYPSSVHRAMAFSRDYTNKWGPQHQTLSADQSSLTIWLDKTCGSGFKSKNSYRNGYFAARVKLPAGYTAGTNTAFYLSNNEAHPGFHDEIDMEFLGTIPGEPYTLQTNVYVRGSGDGRIVGREMRFHLWFDPTADFHHYAILWNPDAITFFVDDVPIRRYERKSELTFPDRPMWVYGSIWDASDWATDDGRHRADYRYQPFVARFDRFTVAGCSPAAPATCRPVPASPAGAGLTPRQYAAMRWAQQGHMVYYYCQDFRRDHSLTPEC from the exons atggccgccgccggcgctctTGCTGCTCCGGCCAtggcgctgctgctggtggcggcaatggcggcagTGTCGCCGTCCGGCGCGCAGCCTTCGCCTGGGTACTACCCGAGCTCGGTGCACAGGGCGATGGCGTTCTCCCGCGACTACACCAACAAGTGGGGCCCGCAGCACCAGACGCTCTCCGCCGACCAGTCCTCCCTCACCATCTGGCTCGACAAGACCTGCG GGAGTGGATTCAAGTCAAAGAATTCGTACAGGAACGGGTACTTCGCAGCTCGCGTTAAGCTCCCCGCCGGCTACACCGCAGGCACCAACACCGCCTTCTAC CTGTCGAACAACGAGGCGCACCCGGGGTTCCACGACGAGATCGACATGGAGTTCCTGGGCACCATCCCCGGCGAGCCCTACACGCTCCAGACCAACGTCTACGtccgcggcagcggcgacggccgcaTCGTCGGCCGCGAGATGCGCTTCCACCTCTGGTTCGACCCCACCGCCGACTTCCACCACTACGCCATCCTCTGGAACCCCGACGCCATCAC GTTTTTCGTGGACGACGTGCCGATAAGGAGGTACGAGAGGAAGAGCGAGCTGACGTTCCCGGACCGGCCGATGTGGGTGTACGGCTCCATCTGGGACGCATCGGACTGGGCCACCGACgacggccgccaccgcgccgacTACCGCTACCAGCCGTTCGTCGCGCGCTTCGACCGCTTCACCGTCGCCGGGTGCAGCCCCGCGGCGCCCGCCACCTGCCGCCCCGTCCCGGCctcccccgccggcgccggcctcaCGCCGCGCCAGTACGCCGCCATGCGGTGGGCGCAGCAGGGCCACATGGTGTACTACTACTGCCAGGACTTCCGCCGCGACCACTCCCTCACGCCGGAGTGCTAG